From the Candidatus Zixiibacteriota bacterium genome, the window ATATGAACCATCGTAGCCCAATCGATATCGGTGATCTCGTATGGTTGGTAGACTTCATGTTCTCAGGTGGTCCGACTCCAATCACACAGGAGGCGGGTAACGTTGACTGTGCGCCCGGTGTGGACATATCCGACCTTGTGTATTTCGTAGACTGGATGTTTCAGGGTGGACCCGCGCCTTGTGCCTCGTGCCCTAAAAACTAAACCGAGAAATTTCGAATTTCCTGTTGCCACCCGCTTGCTGATGGCTTAGTCTGTTTACATGGCTGACAAGCGTAAAAACCGAGGGAACTCCGGTCGGCGGGGTCAGGACGAAAAGCCTGTTTCCAGGACGAACGCCTGGCAACGCCTTTCGCCGGTGGCCCGGTTCATCATCCTGTTCCTGCTCAGCCTGATTGTTTTCGGTACGATCTATGCGCACCTGACGGCCAGCTACCATGACTCCCTTGTGCCTATGATGCGGGCCACCGCGAACATCGTGGGTTTCGTGCTATCCGTTTTCTCAAGCAGCGTATCCTACGAAGGCGCCCACTGTGTCCTGAACGGCTTTGCCGTTGAGATAATCGATGAGTGTACGGGCTTGCTGGAGATGGTCATATTTCTGGCCGCGGTTCTTTCGTTCGGTACTACCGGTGGCAAGAAGGCGATGGGGTTGTTGATCGGTATACCGGCCATCTATTTGTTCAATGTCCTGCGTATCATTGTACTGGTAGTGGTGGGTGCATACTGGCCGGGTGCGTTCAACTTTATGCACATCTATTTTTGGCAAGTGACATTGATACTGATGATCGGCTCGGTGTGGGTCGGATGGTTGTATTTGGTGGTGTATCGTGAAAAGAAACCTGTGGCTGTTCCTTCTTAAACTGGCCGTCACCACGCTGACGTTGGGTTATTTCTGGACAACAGGTTGGAAGATGGCCTATCCCACCTGGATTGATCCGATTGCACAACTGTTTTTCAGAATGTTCGGGGTGACCCAATGGCCGCTGACACTGACGGCCGATCACCA encodes:
- a CDS encoding archaeosortase/exosortase family protein; this encodes MADKRKNRGNSGRRGQDEKPVSRTNAWQRLSPVARFIILFLLSLIVFGTIYAHLTASYHDSLVPMMRATANIVGFVLSVFSSSVSYEGAHCVLNGFAVEIIDECTGLLEMVIFLAAVLSFGTTGGKKAMGLLIGIPAIYLFNVLRIIVLVVVGAYWPGAFNFMHIYFWQVTLILMIGSVWVGWLYLVVYREKKPVAVPS